Part of the Thermodesulfobacteriota bacterium genome, GCAGTATCATCTCCTCACCGAGACCGTGGACGGGGTGTGCCTCGTGTGCCACCGGAAGGAGGAGTGCTGCCGGGTGGGGCAGGAACACCAGGATCGGGCGCTGGAGCCGGGCATCGGCATCACCCACCCCAGCGACCTCCCGGTGGCAAAGGTGCCCGCGGCCCAGCGGCCCCGCACCCTGCCGGTCTTCGGGGGGCGCATCACCTGCAACACCTGCCATTACCACGACCGCCAGCGTCCGGCCGACTACAAGATGGTCCGCCTGGTCGTCATCCAAGACACGGGGGTGGACTGGACCCCCCTGTGCGCCGACTGCCACGAAGGGTATTGAGGGTGCCCCAGGGGTTCACGCGAGGGCTCCCGGACCCCGCCCCAGAACCTGGCGGTGAACTTGGGGGGCCCCACGCCGCGGAGGCGTTGCTTTTCCGCAGGAGCGGCCCTGGCCGGGACAAGGCTCCTCCGCATCCAAGCCGCACCGCCGCCGTTCGCCCCCGAGCCCGGTCCTACTCCACCTGCCCTTCGAGGAAGAACGACGCGTCCCCCGCTCCCTCCCGGAGCACCCGGATCTCGTCCCCCACCAGGGAGACCACCGTGGACGGCACCCGGGGCAGGATGCCGCAGTCGAGGATCACGTCCACTTCCTTGCCCAGGATCTTCTGGATCTCCGCGGGATCGTTGAGGGGGTCTCCGCCGGCCCGGTTGGCGCTGGTGGAGAGCACCGGGTTGTCGAGCTCCCGCACCAGGGCCAGGGCCACCGGGTGGTCGGGCACGCGGATGCCCACGGTCTTCTGCTTGGTCAAGAGCAGCTTGGGCACCTCGCGGCTCGCCTCGAGGACGAAGGTGTAGGCCCCGGGAAGGAACCGCTTGAGGATCCGGTACGCGAAGTTGGAGACCCGGGCGTAGCGGGCGATATGGGTGAGGTCGGCACACACGAAGCTCATGGGCTTCTTGGGGTCCCGGCCCTTGATGCGCACGATGCGCTCCACCCCGTGCTTGCTGGTGATGTCGCACCCCAGCCCGTAGACCGTGTCGGTGGGGTAGACCACCACCCCGTCGTCCCGCAGGACCTCGATGGCCCGGGTGATGTGGCGCCCCTGGGGGGTCGTGGGGTGGACCGAGAGGGTGACGGCCATGGCGGTACCTCCTGGGCGGGGGAGCGGGGCGGCAGCCTATCCGTGCGCAGGGGGTGTGTCAAACCCGCAACGCCCTGCGGAACCTCGGGCCACGGCAAGATCTGTCAACGATACCAGGCAGTTCGAGCAGAGGGCCTGGCCGCTCTCCCCGGGGCTGCTCCCACGGCTCCCGCGACCGAGCCTCCCCGGCGCGGGCGGGTGGGGGCCCAGGCGCCCCGCGCAGGGCCGCGGTAGACCTTGCGGCTCCAAGGCCGGCGTGTGTATCCTCACGCCACTTTTCGCGCCCAGGAGGGATGATCGCGATGGACGAGACGAAGCGGTCCGAGACGGCAACTTCCGAGCAAACCCCCGCGCCCGAGCAGGAGGCAACCCGCGTTGCGGTCGCCGAGGGGGCTCCTGAAGCAGAAACCGCTCAGGACTTCGCCCAGATGCTCGCCACGGCCGGGGGGCAGACCCCCGTGCGCTGGAAGAAGGGGGAAAAGATCTCCGTGCGCGTCGCCCGGGTTTCCGGCGATTGGGTCTTCGTGAGCCTCGGGGGCAAGCAGGAGGGCGGCATCCGGGCCGACGAGTTTGCGGCGGCTCCCGGAGCCGAAGGGGAGGCCGGGGCCGTGAAGCTGCCGGCCGAAGGCGACGAGCTCGAAGCCTTCGTCCTCTCCACCCAGGGCGGCGAGGTCCTCCTCACCACCAAGGTGAGTGCCCGGGGGGCTTCCCTGGCCCACCTGGAAGAAGCGTGGCGCAGCGGCATCCCCGTGGAGGGCCGGGTGGTGCAGCCGGTCAAGGGCGGCTTCGAGGTGCGGCTGGCGGGCCTTCGGGCGTTCTGCCCCCTGAGCCAGATCGATTTGCGCTGGCCCAAGGAGGCACAGGAGTACGCGGGCCAGACGTTCCCCTTCAAGATCCTCGAGTTCAAGGAGAAGGGCCGCAACATCATCGTCTCGCGCCGGGCCCTGCTGGAGGAGGACCGGGCCCAGGCCCGAGAGGCGCTCAAGGCCCGCCTGGTGCCGGGCGAGGTCGTCACCGGCACCGTGCGCTCGGTGCAGAGCTTCGGTGCCTTCGTGGACCTGGGGGGCGTGGACGCCCTGATTCCCATCTCGGAGATGAGCTGGACGCGGGTGGAGTCGCCGGCAGAGGTGGTTTCCCCCGGCCAGCAGGTGACGGCGAAGGTGCTCAACGTGGACTGGGAGCGCGACCGGGTGAGCCTCTCCCTCAAGGCGCTGGCGGGCGACCCCTGGGACGACGTGGCCGCCAAGTACCGCTCGGGCCAACGGGTCACGGGCACCGTGGCGCGGCTCACCAACTTCGGGGCCTTCGTGACCCTGGAGCCCGGCATCGACGGCCTGATCCACATCTCGGCCCTGGGCGCGGGCCGGCGGGTGAAGCACCCCAAAGAGGTGCTCCAGCCCGGCGAGGCGGTGGAAGCCGACGTGGTGGGGGTGGACGCGGGGGCCCGCAAGATCTCTCTTTCCCTGGAGCACCGCCACCAGGCCACCCTGGGCGGGCTTCCCTCTCCGGGCTCGGTGCTCGGGGGGGCGGTGGAGAAGGTGGTGGACTTCGGCCTTTTCGTCCGGCTGCCCTCGGGGCACACGGGCCTCGTCCCCAACGTGGAGATGGGCACCCCTCGAGGCACCGATCACTCCCGCATGTTCCGCCCGGAGGACCCCATCGAGGTCATGGTGCTGGACGTGGAGGAAGGCGGGCGCCGCATCCGCCTTTCCCGCAAGGCCGTGTCCGACGGCCGCGAGGCCCAGGAAGCCCAGGAATACCGCGCCACCCAGCCCGACCCCAACGCCTCCATGGGCACCCTCGGCGACCTCTTCAAGGCACGGCTCGCAAAGAAGAAGTGAGGGGAGTGGGGGTGGGACGTTGCACGTGGCAGGTTGCAGGTTGGCAGTTGGCCAATAGCTAATAGCCGTGCTCCCTGCCCGTCACGTGGTCTTCTCCCTGGTACCCCTCCTTGAAACCTATGGGACCTATGGGACCTATGGGACCTATGGGACCTATGGGACCTATGGGACCTATGGGACCTATGGGAGAAAACCCCGTCACCCGTCACCCGTTACCTCCGCCCATGCTCCTCCATCGCATCCCGATTCCCACCCCCTTCCCCGTGGGGCCGGTCAACGCGTACGTGCTCGGGCCCGAGCCGCTGACGCTCTTCGACTGCGGTCCGAGGACGGAGCAGGCGTGGGCGGCCCTTGGTTCGGGGTTGGCGGCCGTGGGGTTCCGGGTGGAGGACGTGGAGCGCCTGGTGCTCTCCCACCCCCACCAGGACCACGCGGGGCTCGCCCGGCGGGTGCGTAGCGCGTCGGGCTGCCGGGTGTATGCCCACCCGGCGGACCACGACCGCCTGCGGGACCTGCCCGGGGTGTGGGGGCGGATTTCCGGCTTCCTCGTGGAGGCCTCCCGCCGGGCCGGGGCGCCCGAGGGGGTGCTCGGCGAGCTGGCGGCCGCCCTGGCCGGGCTCCCCGCCTACACGGAGCCCCTCGACGCCGTGGAGCCCCTGGACGAAGGGGATGCCCTGGAGGTGGGGGGGCTGCGCCTGCTGGTCCTCCACACCCCGGGGCACGCCCGGGGCGCCCTGTGCCTGTGGGAGGCGAAAGACCGGATCCTTTTTTCGGGCGACACTCTGCTGCCCCGCATCTCCTCCAACGCCATCCTCGAGCCCGCCGCCGGCGCGTTTCGGGAGCGCACCTTCCTACGCTACCGCGAGACCCTGGCCCGCGTGGCCGGGCTCGCGCCGGCCGCGGTCTTCCCCGGCCACGGGGAGCCCCTGGGGGACCCCCGCGACCTGGTCGGGCGCCGCCTCGCCCTCCACGACGTGCGGGCGGCCCAGATCCGGCGCCTGGTGGCGGAGGGCCACACCCGCCCCTGGCAGATCGCCGGCCGCCTCTTCCCCGGCCTCGAGCCCGCCCAGGCGTCCCTGGCCGTGAGCGAAGTGGTGGGGCACCTGGACCTCCTGGCCCAGCGCGGCGAGGTGGTCTTCGAGGGGCAGGCCGGGGAGTGGGTGGTTGGCCCCTCGCGCCCCGATCGCTGACTCGTACCTCGGACCGCTGGCCTCCGACCTCCCCTCAGACCGCCCAGCTCCGGGCCCGCTCCACCGCGCGCCGCCATCCCTCGTAGAGGCGATCGCGCACCAGGGGCTCGGCCTCGGGCTCGAAGCGCCGGTCCAGGGCCCAGCGCTCGGGGATGGCCTCCGGCGCCAGGAGGCCCGCCCCCACGGCGGCCAGGTAGAAGGCGCCGAGCGCCGTCGTTTCGATGACCCGGGGCCGCAGGACCGCCTTGCCCAGGGCGTCGGCCTGGAGCTGGAGGAGGAGGTCGTTGGCCGCGGCGCCGCCGTCGGCCCGCAGGTCCCGGAGCTCCACGCCGCTCGCCTGCTCCATGGCGGCCAGGGCGTCGCGGGTCTGGTAGGCCATGGCCTCCAGCGCCGCCCGTGCCAGGTGGGCCCGGGTGGTGCCCCGGGTGAGGCCCACGATCAGCCCCCGGGCCTGGGGGTCCCAGTGGGGGGCCCCGAGGCCCGTCAGCGCCGGCACGAAGTAGACGCCTCCGGCGTCGGGGACGCTGCGGGCCAGGGCCTCCACCTCGGGGGCCGTGCCGATGAGCCCCAGCCCGTCCCGCAGCCACTGCACGGCCGCCCCGGCGATGAAGATCGACCCCTCCAGGGCGTACACGGGAGGCCTGCCCCCCAACTGCCAGGCGAGCGTGGTGAGAACCCCGTGGCCGAGCACCGGACGCTCGCCGGTGTTCATCACCACGAAGGCCCCCGTGCCGTAGGTGTTCTTCGCCGCTCCCGGGGCGAGGCACGCCTGTCCGAAGAGGGCCGCCTGCTGGTCGCCGGCGATGCCGGTGACCGGAACCGACCGGCCGAAGACCTCCCGGTCCGTCTCCCCGAAGAACCCCGCCGAGGCCCGCACTTCCGGGAGCACCTCCCGGGGGACGTGGAAGAGCTCCAGGAGTTCCTCGTCCCAGTCCAGCCCCCGGATGTCGAACAGCAGCGTGCGGCTCGCGTTGGTCACGTCGGTGGCGTGGACCCGGCCCCCGGTGAGGCGGAAGAGGAGCCAGGTGTCCACCGTGCCGAAGCACACCTCTCCGCCCTCGGCCCGCCGGCGGAGCCCCGGCACCCGATCCAGCAGCCACGCCAGCTTGCTCCCCGAGAAGTACGGGTCGAGCACCAGCCCCGTCTTCTCCTGCACCCGGGGCTCCCACCCCTCCGCCTTGAGCCGCCCCGTATGGGGCGCGGTGCGCCGGTCCTGCCACACGATGGCGCGGTGCAGGGGTTCCCCCGTGCGCCGGTCCCACACCAGGGTGGTCTCCCGCTGGTTCGTGATCCCCACCGCTGCCACCTCTCCCAAGGCCCGGGCGCGCTCCAGGGCTTCCCGGGCCGTGGCGAGCTGGGTCTGCCACAGATCTTCCGGGTCGTGCTCCACCCACCCCGGCTCGGGAAAGTGCTGGGGAAACTCCCACTGGGCCGACGCCACAGGGCTCCCGTCGTCGTGGAAGACGATGGCCCGGCTGCTCGTGGTTCCCTGATCCAGGGAGAGGAAGGCAGACATGGCGGCTCTCCGGCGGGTGGGGGACGGGGGCTTCGTCAGAGCTTACCCGAATTCGGGAGCCCCGGCACGGGCCCGCGGCTCGCCCTCCCTTCGAGCGTTCCCCGCGATCCCGTTTCCCTCTCTCGCCCCTGATGCCACCGCGCGCGGGGAGCGCTCGGGACTCTCAGAACCAGCGAACCCCTCCGCCACGGCCAGCCCGGCAGCAAGCATTGGGTCGCCGAGTTCGGCCACAGCCTCCTCTGCGGCCGCTCGCGCAGTGACCCCGCGAACAGCAGTCCTCTCCGGCGGTGTCGCGGAGCCGTCAGAAGTGAATGATGGTCTGGAACAGCCCTCCCACGTTGGTGGGGTCGTCGTCGGACTGGCTGCGGACGTAGCGGCCCTCGAAGCGAAGGATCACGGTCTCGAAGGGGATGTAGGCGACGTTTCCGATGACCCGCTTCACGATTCCGTCCGGGGCGTTGCCCACGTCCTCGTTCTCGTAGCGCAGGGTCACGGAGTAGTTGGGAGCGAAGAAATAGTTCACCTCTCCCATCCACACCACCGAATCCACCTCCAGTCCGTTGCCGTCCACGTCGTCGTCGTGCCCGAACACCCCGCTGAACAGGACAGTCCAGGCGCGGTAGAGCACTTCGGCTTCCGCACCGATGCGATAAAAGTCGGTGTCGTAGGTGTTCTGTTCGATGCGTCCGCCGTAGCCATACGTGGACAGGGTGAGGGAGAGAAAGTCCCAGAGGCTGTCCACGTCGAAATCCACGTCCGGTTGGTTGCCGAGGAAGTCGGCGCCGCCGATCTTGCAGCTCAAGTGGCCGAAAAACTCCATGGTGTCCTGTCCCCTTCGGTCCCCGACGCCGGCGGCCAGGAACAGGCGCTTGGCGAGGACGGCATTGAGCTCCACGGCGTCCCGGGGGGCGGTGAGGGGGCCTCCTCCGCCGGCTACGGAAAACGCCAGGGGTGCCTGCAGCGACGCGGTGAAGCCCTGGTTCTCCCTCCACAGGGTGGTCTGGGGAATGAGGCGCCCGAAGCGCAGGTTGATCGGGGTGCCTTGCAGGTGCCGGTATACGGCGAAGGCCTCGGCGCTGCCGGTGAGGTCATGGGCGAAGAACCCGATCTTGTTGCGGATGCTGCCCCCGGCGTGGAGTTGAAGGTCGGTGGCCGAGGTCACCTTGTCGTCTTCCAGTTCCGGGTCGTAGTCGAAGCGGAAGCGGGCGGAGACGCTCAGGGGCAGGGTCGTGGGGATGCCGCTGAGCCAGTATCCCTCCGGCGCGTTGACCGGCTTGTCCGCCGGGGTCCTGCCCGGCCA contains:
- the rpsA gene encoding 30S ribosomal protein S1 — encoded protein: MDETKRSETATSEQTPAPEQEATRVAVAEGAPEAETAQDFAQMLATAGGQTPVRWKKGEKISVRVARVSGDWVFVSLGGKQEGGIRADEFAAAPGAEGEAGAVKLPAEGDELEAFVLSTQGGEVLLTTKVSARGASLAHLEEAWRSGIPVEGRVVQPVKGGFEVRLAGLRAFCPLSQIDLRWPKEAQEYAGQTFPFKILEFKEKGRNIIVSRRALLEEDRAQAREALKARLVPGEVVTGTVRSVQSFGAFVDLGGVDALIPISEMSWTRVESPAEVVSPGQQVTAKVLNVDWERDRVSLSLKALAGDPWDDVAAKYRSGQRVTGTVARLTNFGAFVTLEPGIDGLIHISALGAGRRVKHPKEVLQPGEAVEADVVGVDAGARKISLSLEHRHQATLGGLPSPGSVLGGAVEKVVDFGLFVRLPSGHTGLVPNVEMGTPRGTDHSRMFRPEDPIEVMVLDVEEGGRRIRLSRKAVSDGREAQEAQEYRATQPDPNASMGTLGDLFKARLAKKK
- the glpK gene encoding glycerol kinase GlpK, translating into MSAFLSLDQGTTSSRAIVFHDDGSPVASAQWEFPQHFPEPGWVEHDPEDLWQTQLATAREALERARALGEVAAVGITNQRETTLVWDRRTGEPLHRAIVWQDRRTAPHTGRLKAEGWEPRVQEKTGLVLDPYFSGSKLAWLLDRVPGLRRRAEGGEVCFGTVDTWLLFRLTGGRVHATDVTNASRTLLFDIRGLDWDEELLELFHVPREVLPEVRASAGFFGETDREVFGRSVPVTGIAGDQQAALFGQACLAPGAAKNTYGTGAFVVMNTGERPVLGHGVLTTLAWQLGGRPPVYALEGSIFIAGAAVQWLRDGLGLIGTAPEVEALARSVPDAGGVYFVPALTGLGAPHWDPQARGLIVGLTRGTTRAHLARAALEAMAYQTRDALAAMEQASGVELRDLRADGGAAANDLLLQLQADALGKAVLRPRVIETTALGAFYLAAVGAGLLAPEAIPERWALDRRFEPEAEPLVRDRLYEGWRRAVERARSWAV
- a CDS encoding L-threonylcarbamoyladenylate synthase — translated: MAVTLSVHPTTPQGRHITRAIEVLRDDGVVVYPTDTVYGLGCDITSKHGVERIVRIKGRDPKKPMSFVCADLTHIARYARVSNFAYRILKRFLPGAYTFVLEASREVPKLLLTKQKTVGIRVPDHPVALALVRELDNPVLSTSANRAGGDPLNDPAEIQKILGKEVDVILDCGILPRVPSTVVSLVGDEIRVLREGAGDASFFLEGQVE
- a CDS encoding MBL fold metallo-hydrolase; this translates as MLLHRIPIPTPFPVGPVNAYVLGPEPLTLFDCGPRTEQAWAALGSGLAAVGFRVEDVERLVLSHPHQDHAGLARRVRSASGCRVYAHPADHDRLRDLPGVWGRISGFLVEASRRAGAPEGVLGELAAALAGLPAYTEPLDAVEPLDEGDALEVGGLRLLVLHTPGHARGALCLWEAKDRILFSGDTLLPRISSNAILEPAAGAFRERTFLRYRETLARVAGLAPAAVFPGHGEPLGDPRDLVGRRLALHDVRAAQIRRLVAEGHTRPWQIAGRLFPGLEPAQASLAVSEVVGHLDLLAQRGEVVFEGQAGEWVVGPSRPDR